From a region of the Dictyostelium discoideum AX4 chromosome 2 chromosome, whole genome shotgun sequence genome:
- the plbB gene encoding phospholipase B-like protein, which produces MNKLKSNFILNIVILFTILIFNINFINCENQKQQQHQQQQQQQQQQSSSTTTTLPIYSIKFSSETGFTIYSGNDSTSIAQSGFSNEMMTMGWAYLTITTNSQFEDSLQAEAAGYIEGYLTFEMIWQCWYNILVNEYQNQTIPNQVLNWANENIAYMKQQVATNENDPYWINIGLVLTQLSGMVDGYNAANQDPSRQLSFLDFILINMDADLGDISSTFNQSTSFSEISNFKKSMDHIKKTDHCSGLIKLTDDLTELYSAHTSWSSYINMLRIFKSYNFKFSSITNIKSKLTLFSGYPATIASLDDFYLLDTKLVVLETTNGLNNNDLYYLIKPESVLTWMRVIIANRLANGGQSWCETFERENSGTYNNQWMIVDYNKFVPGVKVRDGTLFVLEQVPGYIEFADVTNVLRTGYWPSYNIPYFETIFNMSGFNDELTDSSDYEAYEEDARSQIFRRDANKVYSLTDFQAIMRYNNFQNDPLSHGDAANQISSRFDLNSPDSQDYDAFGGVDSKVTSFSLVNQLLVIAQSGPTHDQEPPFQWSSANWSNIYPSIGMPNLYDFGWVNFTDISYNY; this is translated from the exons atgaataaattaaaatcaaattttattttaaatattgttattttatttacaattttaatatttaatattaattttataaattgtgaaaatcaaaaacaacaacaacaccaacaacaacaacaacaacaacaacaacagtcatcatcaacaacaacaacattaccaatttattcaattaaattttcaagtGAAACAGGATTTACAATTTATTCAGGAAATGATTCAACATCAATTGCACAAAGTGGATTTAGTAATGAAATGATGACAATGGGATGGGCATATTTAACGATTACAACCAATTCACAATTTGAAGATTCATTACAAGCAGAAGCAGCAGGTTATATTGAAGGTTATTTAACATTTGAAATGATTTGGCAATGTTGGTATAATATTTTAGTTAATgaatatcaaaatcaaacTATACCAAATCAAGTTTTAAATTGggcaaatgaaaatattgccTATATGAAACAACAAGTTGCAACCAATGAAAATGATCCATATTGGATTAACATTGGATTAGTATTAACTCAATTATCTGGTATGGTAGATGGTTATAATGCTGCAAATCAAGACCCATCACgtcaattatcatttttagatttcattttaattaatatggATGCTGATTTAGGTGATATCAGTAGTACTTTTAATCAATCTACTTCATTTtctgaaatttcaaattttaaaaaatcaatggatcatattaaaaaaactgaTCATTGTTctggtttaattaaattaactgATGATTTAACTGAGTTATATTCTG caCATACATCATGGAGTAGTTATATTAATATGttaagaatttttaaatcatataattttaaattttcaagtattacaaatataaaatcaaaattaacattattttCAGGATATCCAGCAACAATAGCAAGTTTAgatgatttttatttattagataCAAAATTAGTAGTATTAGAAACAACAAATGggttaaataataatgatttatattatttaattaaacctGAGTCAGTATTAACTTGGATGAGAGTTATCATTGCAAATCGTTTAGCAAATGGTGGTCAATCATGGTGTGAAACATTTGAAAGGGAAAATAGTGGTACCTATAATAATCAATGGATGATAgttgattataataaatttgtacCAGGTGTAAAAGTACGTGATGGTACATTATTCGTATTGGAACAAGTACCAGGTTATATCGAATTCGCTGATGTTACTAATGTATTACGTACTGGTTATTGGCCAAGTTATAATATTCCTTATTTTGAAACTATTTTCAATATGTCTGGTTTCAATGACGAATTAACCGATTCAAGTGATTATGAAGCTTATGAAGAGGACGCTCGTTCACAAATCTTTAGACGTGATGCAAATAAAGTTTATTCTTTAACTGATTTTCAAGCAATAATGAGATATAACAACTTTCAAAATGATCCATTATCTCATGGTGATGCTGCTAATCAAATCTCTTCaagatttgatttaaattcaccaGATTCACAAGATTATGATGCTTTTGGTGGTGTGGATAGTAAAGTTACCTCATTCTCATTGGttaatcaattattggtAATAGCTCAATCTGGTCCAACTCATGATCAAGAACCACCTTTCCAATGGTCTTCTGCTAATTGGTCAAATATATATCCTTCAATTGGTATGCCGAATCTTTATGATTTTGGTTGGGTAAATTTTACTGATATAtcttataattattaa